The following coding sequences lie in one Homalodisca vitripennis isolate AUS2020 chromosome X, UT_GWSS_2.1, whole genome shotgun sequence genomic window:
- the LOC124369604 gene encoding uncharacterized protein LOC124369604: protein MTLLKVLITYYWKKLSSEIVHYQSVDSVVEIEDAIHYPVEFLHTLNPPGIPPHHLYLKVGAPIMLLRNLVPPKFCNGTRLQIKALRRHVIQAVIYIGCGQGEEVFIPRIPLIPLDYHFQFKRLQFPVKLCFAMTIDKSQGQSLKMAGVDVREDCFSHGQCYVACSRVSSADSLTILQPRGKTKNVVYKEVL from the coding sequence ATGACACTGCTGAAAGTATTAATAACCTATTATTGGAAAAAACTGTCATCTGAGATTGTCCATTACCAGTCGGTGGACTCTGTGGTGGAAATAGAAGATGCGATACACTACCCAGTAGAGTTCTTGCACACGCTTAATCCTCCAGGCATTCCACCACATCATCTTTACCTCAAAGTTGGAGCTCCAATAATGTTGCTTAGGAACCTGGTTCCACCTAAGTTCTGCAACGGAACTAGGCTACAAATCAAAGCGTTGCGCAGACACGTTATACAAGCCGTAATATACATTGGATGTGGCCAGGGGGAAGAGGTTTTTATCCCACGCATTCCCTTAATTCCATTGGATtaccattttcagtttaaaagactACAGTTCCCTGTCAAACTCTGCTTTGCTATGACGATAGATAAATCGCAAGGCCAGTCCTTAAAAATGGCCGGTGTTGATGTAAGGGAAGACTGCTTCTCTCATGGCCAGTGTTATGTCGCTTGCTCACGAGTTAGCTCTGCTGATAGTTTAACTATCCTTCAGCCTCGTGGAAAAACAAAGAATGTTGTCTACAAAGAAGTATTGTAA